A section of the Castanea sativa cultivar Marrone di Chiusa Pesio chromosome 12, ASM4071231v1 genome encodes:
- the LOC142620791 gene encoding uncharacterized protein LOC142620791: protein MKGKTAVNLDGMIKRTDSPFTTSVLEFPFPPNFRLPQLEVYDGTKDPLDHIGSFKTILNLHQTPDKVICRGQRHKRPTSYVLIMKQQEGETLREYVKRFNKAILEIDKANNQVIMTTFQAGLNNPDLVFSLGKSPLTSMTDLLFKAQKYMNGEDALTAKGLTSKRKKEESAESQGKKRDHKDNLLEAKASKSGPEMSSKKNLNFTPLLMPVDKLLMQIKEDLTLKWTKPLS from the exons ATGAAGGGTAAGACAGCAGTAAATCTTGATGGCATGATCAAGAGGACAGATTCGCCTTTCACTACCAGCGTTTTGGAGTTTCCCTTTCCTCCCAATTTTCGTCTTCCTCAGCTAGAAGTTTACGACGGCACTAAGGATCCCCTAGATCACATAGGGTCATTCAAGACGATATTAAATCTCCACCAAACCCCAGATAAAGTCATTTGCAG GGGCCAACGCCATAAGAGGCCCACCTCCTATGTGCTAATTATGAAGCAAcaggaaggggaaaccctgagagAGTATGTGAAACGCTTCAACAAAGCAATATTGGAAATTGACAAAGCAAACAATCAGGTGATAATGACAACCTTCCAAGCAGGGTTGAACAATCCTGACCTCGTCTTCTCCCTAGGGAAGAGCCCTCTAACCTCAATGACGGATTTGTTGTTTAAAGCACAAAAGTATATGAATGGAGAAGATGCACTAACTGCAAAAGGACTAACGAGCAAgcgaaagaaggaagaaagtgCTGAGTCCCAAGGCAAGAAGAGAGATCACAAAGATAATCTCTTAGAAGCCAAGGCCAGCAAAAGTGGTCCAGAGATGTCATCaaagaaaaatctaaatttcaCTCCTTTGCTGATGCCCGTGGACAAACTTCTCATGCAGATAAAGGAAGACCTTACACTGAAATGGACCAAACCATTGAGCTAA